One genomic region from Spirosoma sp. KCTC 42546 encodes:
- the leuC gene encoding 3-isopropylmalate dehydratase large subunit, whose amino-acid sequence MSTPKTLFDKVWDAHVIRQVKDGPDVLFIDRHFIHEVTSPVAFLGLEGRNAPVLFSGRTFATADHNTPTLNQHLPVADPMSANQLDALERNSAKYGISHWGLGHIKNGIVHVVGPENGITLPGMTIVCGDSHTSTHGAFGAIAFGIGTSEVEMVLATQCIMQPKPKKMRITVNGKTGKGVLPKDVILYIISQTSASGATGYFVEYAGEVFENMTMEGRMTVCNMTIEMGARGGMIAPDQTTLDYLKGRELSPKGEQWDKLVPYWQTLKTDEDATFDLDLTFDAADIEPQITYGTNPGLGTGVTHQIPTAESVKDGSASYKKSLQYMGFAENESMIGKPVDFVFLGSCTNGRIEDFRAFASIVKGRQKADNITAWLVPGSHVVEKQIQEEGILDILTQAGFELRQPGCSACLAMNEDKIPAGKYAVSTSNRNFEGRQGPGARTLLASPLVAAAAAVTGVVTDPRGLMNNV is encoded by the coding sequence ATGAGTACCCCAAAAACCCTGTTCGACAAAGTATGGGACGCGCACGTCATCCGGCAGGTTAAAGATGGTCCCGATGTGTTGTTCATCGACCGGCATTTTATCCACGAAGTAACGAGTCCGGTGGCGTTTCTTGGCCTCGAGGGTCGTAATGCACCCGTATTATTCTCGGGACGCACGTTTGCCACCGCCGATCACAACACCCCAACCCTAAACCAGCACCTACCTGTAGCCGATCCGATGTCGGCTAATCAGCTAGATGCATTGGAGCGCAATTCGGCTAAATATGGCATCTCCCACTGGGGACTTGGCCATATCAAAAACGGAATTGTACACGTAGTAGGTCCCGAAAATGGCATAACCCTACCGGGCATGACCATCGTTTGTGGCGACTCACACACCTCAACCCACGGCGCCTTCGGAGCCATTGCATTCGGGATTGGTACATCGGAGGTTGAGATGGTACTGGCGACCCAGTGCATTATGCAGCCCAAGCCTAAGAAAATGCGCATTACCGTCAACGGTAAAACAGGCAAAGGCGTGTTACCGAAAGACGTGATTCTATACATCATTTCGCAAACATCGGCTAGTGGCGCTACGGGTTACTTTGTCGAATACGCTGGTGAGGTGTTCGAGAATATGACCATGGAAGGCCGGATGACGGTTTGTAACATGACCATCGAAATGGGTGCTCGGGGCGGCATGATTGCGCCCGACCAAACCACACTCGATTACCTGAAAGGCCGCGAACTATCGCCCAAAGGCGAGCAGTGGGACAAACTGGTTCCCTACTGGCAGACACTCAAAACCGACGAAGACGCTACGTTCGATCTCGACCTGACCTTCGACGCGGCCGACATCGAGCCACAAATTACCTATGGTACAAACCCTGGGCTAGGAACAGGTGTAACCCACCAGATTCCAACCGCCGAGAGCGTAAAAGACGGTTCAGCGAGCTACAAAAAATCACTCCAGTACATGGGCTTCGCCGAAAACGAATCCATGATTGGCAAACCCGTTGATTTTGTATTCCTCGGCAGTTGTACGAATGGTCGTATCGAAGATTTCCGGGCGTTTGCCTCTATTGTGAAAGGTCGTCAGAAAGCCGATAACATCACAGCCTGGTTAGTACCGGGATCGCACGTTGTTGAGAAACAAATTCAGGAGGAGGGTATTCTGGACATCCTGACCCAGGCTGGTTTTGAACTACGTCAGCCGGGTTGTTCAGCTTGCTTAGCCATGAATGAAGACAAGATTCCGGCGGGGAAATATGCCGTTTCAACGTCGAACCGAAATTTCGAAGGTCGTCAGGGACCCGGCGCACGCACACTGCTGGCCAGCCCATTAGTAGCTGCCGCTGCCGCCGTTACGGGTGTTGTAACAGATCCAAGAGGTTTAATGAATAATGTGTAA
- a CDS encoding bifunctional 2-polyprenyl-6-hydroxyphenol methylase/3-demethylubiquinol 3-O-methyltransferase UbiG has translation MNQAKQTAEKVEYNGSDNLAMMSHAVNYNSGLYKWVARDIRPGEAILDFGAGNGEYANRFPIGSVDAAEIDPDLLPLIKQPVYTDISQLAKKYDLIYTINVLEHIEHHGEIVKELYSKLKPGGRLKVFVPARQEIFSNMDEHVGHYRRYDKKLVRQILEDAGLKVTDCRYYDFAGYFISLLYKWMGKDGRITKDSVILYDRVIFPVSRVFDKLTVGQIIGKNVIAEAIRPK, from the coding sequence ATGAATCAGGCAAAACAAACGGCGGAAAAAGTTGAATACAATGGGTCCGACAATTTGGCCATGATGAGCCACGCTGTTAACTATAACAGCGGTCTGTACAAGTGGGTCGCCCGAGATATTCGACCTGGTGAAGCCATATTGGATTTTGGGGCTGGAAATGGCGAATATGCGAACCGATTTCCGATAGGAAGTGTCGACGCAGCCGAAATTGACCCGGATCTATTGCCATTGATCAAACAACCCGTTTATACCGATATCAGCCAGCTCGCTAAAAAATATGACCTGATTTATACAATCAACGTACTGGAGCACATTGAACATCACGGCGAAATTGTAAAGGAATTATATTCCAAACTCAAGCCAGGGGGCCGCCTGAAAGTGTTCGTTCCAGCCCGTCAGGAAATTTTCAGTAATATGGACGAGCATGTTGGTCATTACCGGCGCTACGATAAAAAGTTGGTTCGCCAGATTCTGGAAGATGCCGGACTGAAAGTTACAGATTGTCGGTATTATGATTTCGCCGGATACTTCATCTCGTTACTCTACAAATGGATGGGTAAAGATGGCCGAATTACAAAGGATTCCGTTATTCTTTACGATCGGGTTATTTTCCCTGTGAGCCGCGTATTTGATAAGTTAACGGTTGGTCAGATCATTGGAAAAAATGTTATTGCTGAAGCAATCCGTCCCAAGTAG
- the leuD gene encoding 3-isopropylmalate dehydratase small subunit, with the protein MAYDKFTILCSSAVPMPNENVDTDQIIPARFLKATERKGFGDNLFRDWRYNNDNTPKADFVLNDPTYSGKILVGGKNFGSGSSREHAAWAIYDYGFRCVVSSFFADIFRNNSINVGILPVQVSPEFLEKIFAAIEADPTTELEINLPTQTITLLATGDNENFAINEYKKHNLINGYDDIDYLLSMKTEIEAFAEARPF; encoded by the coding sequence ATGGCTTACGACAAATTCACTATACTCTGTAGCAGTGCCGTTCCCATGCCGAACGAGAACGTTGACACTGATCAAATTATCCCTGCTCGTTTCCTGAAAGCGACTGAGCGCAAAGGATTTGGCGACAATCTCTTTCGCGACTGGCGGTATAACAACGACAATACGCCCAAGGCTGATTTCGTACTGAACGACCCCACTTACTCGGGTAAGATTCTGGTTGGCGGTAAAAACTTTGGCAGTGGATCGAGCCGCGAACACGCAGCCTGGGCCATTTACGATTATGGTTTCCGTTGCGTGGTATCGAGTTTCTTTGCCGATATTTTCCGGAACAACTCGATCAATGTCGGCATCTTGCCGGTACAGGTAAGTCCCGAATTCCTGGAAAAAATCTTCGCAGCCATCGAAGCCGATCCCACAACAGAACTGGAGATTAACCTGCCTACACAGACGATCACGCTGTTGGCTACGGGCGATAACGAAAACTTTGCCATCAATGAGTACAAGAAACACAACCTCATTAATGGTTACGACGACATCGACTACCTGCTGTCGATGAAAACCGAAATCGAAGCCTTCGCCGAAGCGAGACCATTTTAA
- a CDS encoding DUF1801 domain-containing protein produces the protein MNVEGQINEYIASQPEAKRTDMQALHQLILQIVPACKLWFLDGKNSENKTVSNPNIGYGLRTIKYADGTTKDFYQIGLSANTTGISIYILGISDKTYLAQTYGKNLGKASVSGYCIKFKSLNDININILEAAIRYGVENSLRE, from the coding sequence ATGAACGTAGAAGGACAAATCAACGAATATATTGCTAGTCAACCTGAAGCAAAACGAACCGACATGCAAGCGTTGCACCAACTTATTCTACAAATTGTGCCAGCATGTAAACTGTGGTTTCTGGACGGCAAAAACAGTGAAAACAAAACGGTTTCTAATCCTAATATAGGATATGGACTTCGCACCATAAAGTATGCAGATGGAACAACTAAAGATTTTTACCAGATTGGTTTAAGCGCAAACACAACAGGAATCTCCATCTACATCCTTGGTATCAGCGATAAAACTTACTTAGCGCAAACGTATGGAAAAAACCTCGGCAAGGCGAGTGTGAGCGGGTATTGCATTAAGTTCAAATCGCTAAACGATATAAACATTAATATACTTGAAGCGGCAATACGATATGGAGTCGAGAATTCGCTCCGAGAGTAG
- a CDS encoding 2-isopropylmalate synthase: MSQRVYIFDTTLRDGEQVPGCQLTTEEKIVVAKELERMGVDIIEAGFPISSPGDFRSVVEISKAVTEPTICALSRAVKGDIDAAGEALKWAKRGRIHTGIGSSDIHIRNKFGSTREKILEQAVAAVKHAKTYVEDVEFYAEDAGRADLVFLAQLTEAVINAGATVVNVPDTTGYCLPDEYGKKIAYIYEHVSNVHKATISIHCHNDLGLATANTLAGVMNGARQVEVTMNGIGERAGNTSLEEVVMAIKVKKELGLYTNIDSTRLYPVSNLVSQMMRMPVQANKAIVGRNAFAHSSGIHQDGFLKHSENYEIMNPHDVGVPKSSIVLTARSGRHALKHRLELLGFRYDKPTLDGIYTRFLDMADIRKEVNDKDLMELIR; this comes from the coding sequence ATGAGCCAACGAGTTTATATTTTCGATACCACTTTGCGCGATGGCGAACAAGTGCCAGGCTGCCAGTTAACCACCGAAGAAAAGATTGTGGTGGCTAAAGAACTGGAGCGAATGGGGGTCGATATTATTGAAGCCGGATTTCCCATCTCCAGCCCAGGTGATTTTCGCTCAGTTGTTGAAATTTCGAAAGCCGTTACAGAACCAACGATTTGCGCGCTTAGCCGGGCTGTAAAAGGCGATATCGATGCGGCTGGCGAAGCGCTCAAATGGGCAAAACGCGGGCGTATTCACACGGGAATTGGCTCGTCGGACATTCACATCCGGAATAAATTCGGTAGTACACGGGAAAAAATTCTCGAACAGGCTGTTGCTGCGGTCAAGCATGCTAAAACCTACGTAGAAGACGTAGAATTCTACGCTGAAGATGCTGGCCGCGCCGATCTCGTCTTCCTGGCTCAATTAACGGAAGCCGTAATTAATGCTGGGGCAACGGTCGTTAATGTCCCTGACACAACAGGCTATTGCCTACCGGACGAATACGGAAAGAAAATCGCGTACATCTATGAACACGTGTCAAACGTGCATAAAGCTACGATTTCAATTCACTGCCACAACGATCTGGGTCTGGCGACAGCAAACACGCTCGCGGGCGTTATGAACGGCGCACGGCAGGTTGAAGTAACAATGAATGGTATTGGTGAACGTGCCGGTAATACCTCATTAGAAGAGGTTGTGATGGCGATAAAAGTCAAGAAAGAATTAGGGTTATATACCAATATCGATTCGACTCGCTTATACCCTGTAAGTAATTTAGTATCTCAGATGATGCGTATGCCTGTTCAGGCCAATAAAGCCATTGTTGGTCGTAATGCCTTTGCGCACTCGTCAGGTATTCATCAGGATGGTTTTCTTAAACACTCGGAGAACTACGAAATCATGAATCCACATGATGTTGGTGTACCAAAATCCTCTATCGTACTCACTGCGCGCTCCGGCCGTCACGCCTTAAAGCACCGACTTGAACTACTTGGTTTCCGCTATGACAAACCAACACTCGATGGAATCTACACCCGCTTCCTTGATATGGCCGATATTCGTAAAGAAGTGAATGATAAAGATTTAATGGAATTGATCCGCTAA
- the leuB gene encoding 3-isopropylmalate dehydrogenase, with protein sequence MKKHILVVPGDGIGAEVTAVGKQVLEVIAQKFGHEFSYDEALIGHVAIEATGSPLPAETLEKMRASDAILFGAVGHPKYDNDPSAKVRPEQGLLQMRKELGLYANLRPIKLFDELLDASSIKPEILRGADILFFRELTGDVYFGKRERIDDGNTAYDTMIYSKYEVERIVRKAFEAARTRGKKLCSVDKANVLESSRLWREVVQALAPEYPDVAVEHQFVDAMAMLLIKDPKRFDVVVTGNLFGDILTDEASQIAGSMGMLASASVGDSTGVYEPIHGSAHDITGKGVANPLASVLCVALLLDISFGLKTEAQTIIDAVDAILKAGFRTRDIANSSTPADKLLGTTAMGEQLLQRLQA encoded by the coding sequence ATGAAAAAACACATCCTTGTAGTACCCGGCGATGGCATTGGCGCCGAAGTAACCGCCGTTGGCAAACAGGTTTTAGAAGTTATTGCTCAAAAGTTCGGGCATGAATTTTCGTACGACGAAGCATTAATCGGTCACGTGGCTATTGAAGCTACCGGCTCACCTCTACCCGCCGAAACGTTGGAAAAAATGCGGGCTTCCGATGCGATCTTATTTGGTGCAGTAGGCCATCCCAAATATGACAATGATCCGTCGGCGAAAGTACGGCCTGAACAGGGGCTTTTGCAGATGCGCAAAGAACTAGGGCTATATGCTAATCTGCGCCCTATTAAACTCTTTGACGAGCTACTCGATGCATCCAGTATTAAACCTGAAATCCTGCGTGGGGCTGATATTCTTTTCTTTCGGGAATTGACGGGCGATGTTTACTTCGGCAAACGCGAACGGATTGATGATGGAAACACTGCTTATGACACCATGATCTACAGCAAATATGAAGTAGAGCGTATTGTCAGAAAAGCCTTTGAAGCGGCTCGTACACGTGGCAAGAAGCTATGCTCGGTTGATAAAGCCAATGTGTTAGAAAGTAGTCGCTTATGGCGCGAGGTTGTACAGGCACTTGCTCCTGAATACCCAGATGTGGCTGTTGAGCACCAGTTTGTTGATGCTATGGCAATGCTACTTATTAAAGATCCCAAGCGTTTTGATGTAGTAGTAACAGGTAATCTTTTTGGTGATATCCTAACCGATGAAGCTAGTCAGATTGCTGGGTCAATGGGTATGCTGGCGTCGGCTTCGGTTGGCGACAGCACGGGGGTTTATGAACCTATTCATGGATCGGCACACGATATTACAGGCAAAGGCGTAGCAAACCCGCTAGCATCGGTTCTATGCGTAGCCTTATTATTGGATATTTCATTTGGCCTTAAAACAGAAGCCCAGACTATTATTGACGCCGTAGATGCTATTTTAAAAGCAGGCTTCCGTACACGTGATATCGCGAATAGTAGCACACCAGCCGATAAACTTTTGGGGACTACTGCTATGGGCGAACAGTTATTGCAACGCTTACAAGCGTAA
- the bla gene encoding BlaB/IND/MUS family subclass B1 metallo-beta-lactamase, translating into MRSIIVTLFCLFSVTTIFGQAEIAKLKISQLTGDFYIYTTYNTYQESQVPANGMYLVTSEGVVMFDTPWDTTQFQPLLDSIKVKHNKPVLMCFATHWHSDKTAGLEYYRQQGIKTYTTVLTDELSKKNNKKRAEFLMKKDTVFNVGQYSFETYYPGQGHTEDNIIIWFKKEKILYGGCLIKGADDEDLGYLGDGNVTEYASTLKRVQKKCPNPKFIIVAHSDWKNINSLTHSLMMAEALKKKKYR; encoded by the coding sequence ATGCGATCAATTATAGTAACCTTATTTTGTCTTTTTTCTGTAACAACTATTTTCGGGCAGGCAGAGATTGCGAAACTTAAAATCTCACAATTAACAGGCGATTTTTATATTTATACAACATATAATACATACCAGGAAAGTCAGGTACCAGCCAATGGAATGTATCTTGTTACGTCTGAAGGCGTTGTTATGTTTGATACACCCTGGGATACAACACAATTTCAACCCTTGCTCGATAGCATAAAAGTAAAACATAATAAACCTGTGTTAATGTGTTTTGCAACGCACTGGCATAGCGATAAAACGGCCGGTCTTGAGTATTATAGGCAACAGGGGATTAAAACCTATACGACTGTCCTTACGGATGAATTAAGTAAAAAGAATAATAAAAAAAGGGCTGAATTTTTAATGAAAAAGGATACCGTCTTTAACGTCGGGCAATACTCCTTTGAAACGTATTATCCCGGACAAGGGCATACTGAAGACAATATCATAATCTGGTTTAAAAAAGAAAAAATTCTTTACGGTGGCTGTTTAATAAAAGGGGCCGATGATGAAGATCTGGGTTATTTAGGCGACGGAAATGTAACAGAATATGCCTCTACGCTTAAGAGAGTTCAGAAGAAATGCCCAAACCCAAAGTTTATTATTGTAGCACATAGCGACTGGAAAAACATAAATTCATTGACACATTCGTTAATGATGGCAGAAGCGCTAAAAAAGAAAAAATACCGCTAA
- a CDS encoding alpha-isopropylmalate synthase regulatory domain-containing protein: protein MKRRYIEIMDTTLRDGEQTSGVSFSASEKLALAQLLLTEVKVDRVEVASARVSAGELEAVQQITAWAAKSGMLDKVEVLTFVDGQASLDWMQASGAKVMNLLTKGSLNHLIHQLKKTPEEHFDEIQQVIRDAQQLGLQVNVYLEDWSNGMRNSPDYVRQFLDFLQTQAIRRVLLPDTLGVLTPNETYAFISPLVSRYPNLHFDFHAHNDYDLSIANVMEAIRAGAHGIHLTVNGLGERAGNAPMASAIAALRDFMPDVRTGVVEKSLYQVSKIVETFSGLRIPDNKPVVGDNVFTQTAGIHADGDKKNNLYFNTLLPERFGRKRSYALGKMSGKANIENNLRELGILLSEGDLKKVTQRVIELGDQKEAVTREDLPYIISDVLNTNAIASRVEVLNYVLTHSKDLKPSATLRVRIDTELFEENAQGDGQYDAFMNALKKIYGKKKLTLPLLTDYAVRIPTGGRTDALCETIITWKQNNREFKTRGLDSDQTVSAIKATQKMLNTLD from the coding sequence ATGAAACGTCGTTATATTGAAATCATGGATACGACGCTCCGCGATGGTGAACAAACCAGCGGAGTGTCGTTTTCAGCGTCTGAGAAATTAGCTCTGGCGCAATTACTACTTACCGAAGTCAAAGTAGATCGGGTTGAAGTAGCTTCGGCACGCGTATCGGCAGGGGAACTGGAGGCCGTCCAGCAGATTACCGCCTGGGCTGCCAAAAGCGGTATGCTTGATAAAGTGGAGGTGTTGACATTCGTCGACGGACAGGCTTCTCTCGACTGGATGCAAGCATCGGGAGCAAAGGTCATGAACCTGCTCACAAAAGGCTCGTTGAATCACCTCATTCACCAGCTTAAGAAAACACCTGAGGAACATTTCGATGAAATCCAGCAAGTTATTCGCGACGCTCAGCAACTAGGTTTACAAGTAAATGTATACCTGGAAGACTGGAGCAACGGCATGCGCAACTCGCCCGATTACGTACGTCAGTTCCTGGATTTCCTGCAAACCCAGGCCATTCGTCGGGTACTCTTACCAGATACCCTGGGTGTACTCACGCCAAACGAGACCTATGCATTTATTAGCCCGTTGGTAAGCCGGTATCCGAACCTACATTTCGATTTCCACGCCCACAACGACTATGACCTCAGCATCGCCAACGTGATGGAAGCGATTCGGGCAGGCGCACATGGTATACACCTAACCGTTAACGGCCTGGGCGAACGCGCTGGCAACGCACCCATGGCCAGCGCCATTGCAGCCTTACGGGATTTTATGCCGGATGTACGGACGGGTGTAGTCGAGAAATCACTGTATCAAGTCAGTAAGATTGTTGAGACATTTTCCGGGCTTCGGATTCCCGATAACAAGCCTGTTGTTGGCGACAACGTGTTTACCCAAACTGCGGGTATTCACGCCGATGGCGACAAAAAAAATAACCTGTATTTCAACACCCTGTTGCCCGAACGGTTTGGTCGCAAACGAAGCTATGCACTCGGCAAAATGTCGGGAAAAGCGAATATCGAGAACAACCTCCGCGAACTGGGTATTCTGTTATCAGAAGGCGACCTTAAAAAGGTGACGCAGCGGGTTATCGAGCTGGGCGATCAGAAAGAAGCGGTCACTCGGGAAGACTTACCGTATATCATCTCCGATGTTCTGAATACCAATGCCATCGCTTCTCGGGTAGAAGTCCTTAATTACGTACTCACACACTCCAAAGACCTTAAACCGTCGGCTACCTTACGGGTACGGATCGATACGGAACTGTTTGAAGAAAATGCTCAGGGCGATGGTCAGTACGATGCATTCATGAATGCCCTCAAGAAGATTTATGGTAAGAAAAAGTTAACCCTACCCTTGTTGACCGATTACGCCGTCCGAATTCCGACCGGAGGCCGAACCGACGCCCTTTGCGAAACGATTATTACCTGGAAGCAAAACAACCGTGAGTTCAAAACCAGAGGTCTCGATTCCGACCAGACCGTATCGGCCATTAAGGCAACCCAAAAAATGCTGAATACGCTGGATTAA
- a CDS encoding YoaK family protein yields the protein MFRHQGKTRTLSHNLKIASLLSFVAGLVNVAGFFAVQRLTTNVTGHFAFFMDEVFKLNFWQGFIYFLYIFFFFLGSFCSNLLIEIISRHDDHYIYVFPALIESLILFIIGLWGHDLMSNNPDIITCSLLFAMGLQNSLVTSISSARVRTTHLTGLFTDLGIELSQLFFYKAKEQKYTLIASIKLRLTIISFFFIGGIIGGVLYAKTGLHALIFAAATLVLGLIYDNIKFRLILLRRKLKSS from the coding sequence ATGTTTAGACATCAGGGTAAGACCCGAACGTTAAGCCATAACCTAAAAATTGCTTCGTTATTATCGTTTGTTGCAGGGTTAGTCAATGTAGCAGGTTTTTTTGCGGTGCAACGGCTGACAACTAACGTAACGGGCCACTTTGCTTTCTTTATGGACGAAGTATTTAAGCTCAATTTTTGGCAGGGATTTATTTATTTTCTTTATATATTTTTCTTTTTTCTGGGCTCATTTTGCTCCAATCTACTCATCGAAATTATTTCACGACACGACGACCACTATATTTACGTTTTTCCTGCCTTAATAGAATCGTTAATATTGTTTATTATCGGCCTTTGGGGGCATGATTTAATGAGCAATAATCCCGATATAATTACCTGTAGCCTGCTTTTTGCCATGGGCTTGCAAAACTCGTTGGTGACCTCAATTTCAAGTGCCCGAGTTCGAACAACTCATTTAACAGGACTCTTCACAGACTTAGGCATTGAATTATCGCAATTATTTTTCTACAAAGCCAAAGAGCAGAAATACACGCTCATAGCATCCATAAAGTTGCGTTTAACCATAATAAGCTTCTTTTTTATTGGTGGCATTATTGGTGGCGTTTTATATGCAAAAACTGGACTTCATGCGTTAATTTTTGCAGCAGCTACATTAGTGTTAGGGCTGATTTACGATAACATAAAATTCAGACTTATCCTGTTAAGGCGAAAACTAAAAAGTAGCTGA